A segment of the Serratia fonticola genome:
ACAAAAAACTCAGCGCCAGACAAACCAGGCGAACAAGGTCACGACCAGGACACAAAGTATGTTAAGCCAGAAACCGATTCTGACCATTTCGCTCTGGCGTATCTCTCCTGTGCCATAAACAATCGCATTAGGCGGCGTCGCTACTGGCAACATAAAGGCACAAGAAGCCCCGATACCAATAACAATGGTCAACAGAGCAGAAGGCATTCCCAGCGCTTCAGCAACCGTGGCAAACACGGGGACCAACAACGCAGCACTGGCCGTATTGCTGGTAAACTCGGTCAAGAAAACAATAAAGGCGGCCACGGCCAGAATGATGATAAACCAGTGACTGGCACCGAAGAGTGACGCCATGCCCTCTGCCATCACGGCGCTGGCACCGGAGTCTTTCAAGATCACGCTCAACGTTAAGCCGCCGCCGAACAACATCAGCACTCCCCATTCGGTGTTCTCCTGGATCTGCGCCCAACTGGCAACCCCGCTGATACCGATCAATACCGCCGCCCCTACCGCTACCACGGTATCAAACTGCTTTATTCCCCCCAGAGCGGCACTGATGTGGCTACTGAAAATCCAGCAAATCACCGTAAGCAGGAAAATACCGAGCGTTACCTTACGTGCAGGATCCCAAGGAAAGCCTTCCAGTTTAATCTCAAACCGATGGTTCAAATTTGGCCGCAACATCAGATACAGGATCCCGACCATCAGCGGCAACAGAACGATCATCACCGGCACACCAAACTTCATCCACCCCATAAAATCCAGCCCGAGTTGAGCCGCCGCAATGGCATTCGGTGGGCTACCAACCATAGTGCCGAGACCGCCAATACTGGCACTGTAAGCAATACCCAATAACAGGAAGATATAAGTATTATGCTCACGCTCACGATCAAGATTACTGAGGATCCCCATTGCCAGCGGCAACATCATCGCAGCAGTTGCCGTGTTGCTTATCCACATGGAAAGCAAAGCGGTAGCGCCAAACAACATCAAGGCCGCAACCAGCATTCGCCCCTGAGCCAACAATAGCAAACGATTGGCTATCAGCCGGTCAATTTTCTGGATATGCAAGGCGGTGGCCAAGGCAAAACCACCAAAGAACAGGAAAATGGTAGGGTTGGCGAAAGAAGCAAGCGCTTTGTCCACATTCATCATGCCCATTGCAATTGCCATGATGGGAACCAATAGCGCCGTGATCGTGACGTGCACTGCTTCGGTAAGCCACAGGATGCCGATAAAAGCCAATAAGGCGAGGCCCATATTCTCCTGAGCACTAAACGGCAAGGTTTTCAGCAAAACCGCAAACAGCAGAAGATCCGCTACCAGAATATACAGCCCCCTTCGGGCAGCGGGGGAAGAAGTGGAAGGTTTAAGTGGTATATCAGCCATTGCGAAGGTCCCTCAGTTCTAAAATCCGGCATTTACATTTGCCACTGACTATGCGGGATAGAGTAAAGGGGATAGGGATTGGCGTTGAGCTAATAATATGATTTATGTGAACATTAACACATTAGAAACAAGTTTTAGTGCCTTTTTTCCACCAAGGTCACGCTTTGGTTACAGGAAAAAACTGCGCTTCAAACGCTTCACGAGGTAAAGGTTTGGCAAACAGGAAGCCCTGACCACGGTGAATACCATGCTGTAATAGCCAGTCGCGCTGTGCTTCGGTTTCCACCCCTTCGGCCATCACCGGCAGATGCAATACCTGAGAAATTGCACTGATGATACGCGCCATCGCATCATCCTCAGGCAAACCGCCAATAAAGCTCTTGTCGATTTTTATCAAATCGATCGGCAGACATTTAAGGCGATTGAGGTAATTCAAGCTGGCATAGCCCATACCAAAATCATCCAGAGCAATGGAGAGCCCCAGAGCATGCAGCTCACGCAGCAGAGCCAATGCCTGGTCAAGATCGTGGATACGCGCCGTCTCTGTGATTTCCAGTAACAATTTGCGCGGATCGATTCTGGGATCCTCCAGTAACCGTTTCAGGTGGGGAACAAAGTCTTTGTGCTGCATCTGCACCGCCGAAATGTTCACCGCCAGCGGCAACATAATACCCTGGGCTTGCCAATCGGCCAGGATGCGACAGGCCTCTTCCAGCACCCAGTTGCCGAGGGGCACAATAACGTCCAGTTCCTCCGCCAATGGGATCACGTCCACAGGCAGGATAATGCGGCCATCATGCAGTTGCCAACGCAACAAGGCTTCCGCGCCGGTGAGCTGGTTGGTCTGCATATCCCACTGAGGCTGCAAAAACAGCGCAAATTGACGCTGCTCGATAGCTAACAGAATCTCGCTTTCTTGTGTCAGACGCTTTTTTGTCTTTTCAGTCAGGCTAGGTTCAAAGAACAGGATCTGGTTTTTGCCTTCACGATGTGCCGACATCATCGCCGAGGTAGCACTGCGCAACAGCTGCTCCGCACTTTCCCCCGGATTAGGATAATGAGCGATGCCAATACTGGCACTGGGGCGCAACAGCATCTTCTGCTGTAAGTTCAGCGGCGCGTTAATCGCCGTCATAATGTTTCTGGCCAGTTGCATCGCATGCAGAGGCCGCTCGAGGTTTTTTGCCAGTATGGCGAATTCTGCATTGCTCAGTTGCGCCAGAATGCAATCTGTACCAATTACCTGACGCAGCTTTTTGGCCAACGTCAACAGCAAGGCTTCACGCATTGACGGGCCGAGCACGCCAGAAGCTTCATGCAGCGTTTCAATGCCAACCACCAGCAGATTAAAGCGCGCTGGTCGCATGCTCGAAGCAATATGCTGTTCAAGCAGCGCAGTGAACAGCACCGGATTAGGCAGTTCGGTAATCGGATTATGGGTACTCAGGCGGTTCATGGCAGTATGCGCCTTGGCCACCATTTGCTGGTTACGGTTGTAATTGCGTACCAGTTGTCCCAATTCGTCATCCTGATGCTGGGCAGGCAGCATCAGTTGATGGTACGACGCGTCATCCTGAGAGACATTTTCCAGCTCCCGGGCCATGGCGCGCAACGGGTATACCAGCAGCCGGTTCATGCACCAGGTCACGGCGATCGACAGGATCAGAGCCAACAGCAAATAAGTCGACAGCATGGTGGACA
Coding sequences within it:
- a CDS encoding DASS family sodium-coupled anion symporter, whose amino-acid sequence is MADIPLKPSTSSPAARRGLYILVADLLLFAVLLKTLPFSAQENMGLALLAFIGILWLTEAVHVTITALLVPIMAIAMGMMNVDKALASFANPTIFLFFGGFALATALHIQKIDRLIANRLLLLAQGRMLVAALMLFGATALLSMWISNTATAAMMLPLAMGILSNLDREREHNTYIFLLLGIAYSASIGGLGTMVGSPPNAIAAAQLGLDFMGWMKFGVPVMIVLLPLMVGILYLMLRPNLNHRFEIKLEGFPWDPARKVTLGIFLLTVICWIFSSHISAALGGIKQFDTVVAVGAAVLIGISGVASWAQIQENTEWGVLMLFGGGLTLSVILKDSGASAVMAEGMASLFGASHWFIIILAVAAFIVFLTEFTSNTASAALLVPVFATVAEALGMPSALLTIVIGIGASCAFMLPVATPPNAIVYGTGEIRQSEMVRIGFWLNILCVLVVTLFAWFVWR
- the hmsP gene encoding biofilm formation regulator HmsP, coding for MRVRRSLTIKQMAVVSGVALVTIGIFIVIQLFHFVHQRRDDYAQQLENIAHSVRQPLAQAVLRMDVPETKRILNTLLPIGILTRADIVLPNEFQALHANFPAERPVPALAARIFELPVQISVPLYSLERVPANPQPLAYLVLQADSYRMYQFILSTLSTMLSTYLLLALILSIAVTWCMNRLLVYPLRAMARELENVSQDDASYHQLMLPAQHQDDELGQLVRNYNRNQQMVAKAHTAMNRLSTHNPITELPNPVLFTALLEQHIASSMRPARFNLLVVGIETLHEASGVLGPSMREALLLTLAKKLRQVIGTDCILAQLSNAEFAILAKNLERPLHAMQLARNIMTAINAPLNLQQKMLLRPSASIGIAHYPNPGESAEQLLRSATSAMMSAHREGKNQILFFEPSLTEKTKKRLTQESEILLAIEQRQFALFLQPQWDMQTNQLTGAEALLRWQLHDGRIILPVDVIPLAEELDVIVPLGNWVLEEACRILADWQAQGIMLPLAVNISAVQMQHKDFVPHLKRLLEDPRIDPRKLLLEITETARIHDLDQALALLRELHALGLSIALDDFGMGYASLNYLNRLKCLPIDLIKIDKSFIGGLPEDDAMARIISAISQVLHLPVMAEGVETEAQRDWLLQHGIHRGQGFLFAKPLPREAFEAQFFPVTKA